A genome region from Polyangia bacterium includes the following:
- a CDS encoding PqqD family protein → MTSSGRFKLCEITPGGILLDLLVGNVVQLNETATLVWQLHLSGGSVDEIAAALVNRYGIEASVGRRDVTAALAIDQLATVSAAPPEFSYRRSEQGYLFSRLDQALFLVDEGGESLTLAPAARQDAQMVPFYLQGIAPKLLALRGHAVLHASAVAIGTAALALAGASGAGKTTTARAMVRAGASAVCEDKLLVRVSNGEVRCSLGAESTIARWTTNMAEQLATDGRASCHGLDAVAAGPDVHLQELGFLDSLRRGAPTARHLSPNSVAGAVLHHSFWGSDVADKWAEQLDVSIAMGRAVPGFEMTAAEGIPALEAEARSWVERGTFRAP, encoded by the coding sequence ATGACGTCCTCAGGTCGCTTCAAGCTCTGCGAGATAACGCCGGGAGGCATTCTTCTCGATCTGTTGGTGGGAAACGTTGTTCAGCTGAACGAAACAGCGACTCTTGTCTGGCAGTTGCATCTGTCGGGCGGTTCTGTCGACGAGATCGCGGCCGCTCTCGTCAATCGCTATGGGATCGAAGCATCGGTCGGAAGAAGGGACGTGACCGCTGCATTGGCGATCGACCAGCTTGCGACGGTGTCCGCCGCGCCACCCGAATTTTCCTATCGACGATCGGAACAGGGATATCTCTTCTCGCGATTAGACCAGGCGCTGTTCTTGGTGGACGAAGGAGGCGAGTCGCTGACCCTGGCGCCTGCCGCACGCCAGGATGCCCAGATGGTGCCTTTTTATTTGCAGGGGATCGCTCCAAAGTTGCTGGCCCTCCGAGGTCACGCTGTTCTGCACGCGTCCGCAGTGGCGATCGGGACGGCCGCTCTGGCTCTTGCCGGAGCGAGCGGGGCTGGCAAGACGACCACGGCCAGGGCCATGGTACGGGCGGGTGCGTCTGCTGTCTGCGAAGACAAGCTCCTCGTTCGAGTGTCGAATGGCGAAGTCCGTTGTTCACTCGGCGCCGAATCGACGATTGCGCGATGGACGACCAACATGGCCGAACAACTGGCGACCGATGGTCGAGCATCGTGCCACGGGCTGGATGCCGTCGCCGCTGGACCTGACGTCCACCTGCAAGAGCTCGGATTTTTGGATTCGCTTCGGCGGGGAGCGCCCACCGCGCGCCATCTTTCGCCGAACAGCGTCGCGGGCGCTGTTCTTCACCACTCCTTTTGGGGGTCGGACGTGGCCGACAAATGGGCCGAGCAGCTGGATGTCAGCATCGCGATGGGACGAGCCGTCCCTGGATTTGAGATGACGGCGGCGGAAGGAATCCCGGCGCTAGAGGCGGAGGCCCGCTCCTGGGTTGAGCGCGGTACTTTCAGAGCACCGTAG
- a CDS encoding lasso peptide biosynthesis B2 protein produces MANSSPETRTAEIVTKGRLTLLAFLPDLFRVIRSVPIVEYQRRTLSLHQAVARARRSGGKLRTRTSHARQILRRFIFAVDRYVPGGPNCVRRALLEIRLDGAAARENLFAGFKSGGGPRSGHAWLESDRRPAGGAFDATTVL; encoded by the coding sequence GTGGCCAACAGTTCTCCGGAAACCCGAACTGCTGAGATCGTGACGAAGGGGAGACTAACCCTCCTGGCTTTTCTCCCCGATCTTTTCCGGGTCATTCGATCGGTTCCGATCGTCGAGTACCAGCGGCGCACGCTCAGCCTGCATCAAGCGGTCGCTCGGGCACGACGATCGGGCGGCAAGCTGCGGACACGCACGAGCCACGCTCGGCAGATTCTGCGAAGGTTCATCTTCGCCGTTGATCGGTACGTTCCGGGAGGTCCCAACTGCGTGCGACGAGCGCTGCTGGAGATCCGTTTAGACGGCGCGGCCGCGCGCGAGAATCTATTCGCCGGATTCAAGTCCGGCGGCGGTCCTAGGTCGGGCCACGCCTGGCTCGAATCGGATCGCCGGCCGGCCGGCGGCGCGTTTGATGCGACTACGGTGCTCTGA
- a CDS encoding asparagine synthase-related protein, with amino-acid sequence MFEFAAAFAFSSRTDCRERVEAMLDAARTDRCDGVQTASSAHGCAAIKRWHVVRRDERAIPVWDQDQQLLVFGDVRLYNRPELAIALDLDLDAGPAISDLEVAFHAYRAWGRQAPKHLVGDFAFMVWDEKARELFAARDQTGVRPMHYMATTDGLVIASRVISLLPFLDRPYERVNPASISSFFFPWARRPGEVYFRDVRLLPAGHTLLATERGCREDRYWVPPLAATPARSYEENCAELLALFRRAVRDRLESDVPIIAHSSGGFDSSTILMAAEEAYREPGRRPPLIMASGLTIGFPCDDSRYMEAVARRVPFEWVTWNVVNSVAEAEAPATTLAEPGLRRGLGGGRKRDLEIAKERWAGVLLEGIGGDELLYADGVFMDMFRAGRWSEILSETQALVKPLARALKIVGEIALGALPPATAFSLKHQVLRRHRKSPMWLGSVLEEHYSASIPRVEHGAASWPSHTMLSLWSRLNGPNVTWVLNKAIAYGSEEGIEVRTPYADVRLIEHILSIPWDQRVPRGHLRRTGRDALGPLLPPAFHDRVDQMSFSQIWAINDQRQEAFIRKMIQTGPWLSAPYVRRNEARIILNKAASFSSDGPWTLLLKFACLESWLRGLSCYNPCREVATCQRD; translated from the coding sequence ATGTTTGAATTCGCGGCCGCCTTCGCATTTTCTTCCAGGACAGACTGCCGGGAACGAGTCGAAGCGATGCTGGACGCCGCTCGCACCGACCGATGCGACGGGGTGCAAACCGCCTCGTCTGCGCATGGCTGCGCCGCCATCAAGCGCTGGCACGTCGTGCGACGCGATGAACGGGCGATCCCGGTCTGGGATCAGGACCAGCAGCTCTTGGTCTTCGGTGACGTTCGCCTTTACAACCGCCCCGAACTGGCGATCGCTCTCGACCTGGACCTGGACGCTGGGCCGGCTATCAGCGACCTCGAAGTCGCTTTTCACGCCTACCGGGCCTGGGGCCGACAGGCGCCGAAACATCTCGTGGGCGACTTTGCATTCATGGTCTGGGACGAAAAGGCGAGGGAACTCTTTGCCGCCAGAGATCAGACAGGGGTCAGGCCCATGCACTACATGGCGACCACGGACGGGCTTGTCATCGCGAGCCGGGTCATCAGCCTCTTACCATTTCTGGACCGTCCTTACGAGCGAGTGAACCCGGCCTCTATCTCGAGCTTTTTTTTCCCCTGGGCGCGCCGACCAGGGGAAGTCTATTTTCGCGACGTCCGCCTGCTACCAGCCGGACATACCCTCCTTGCCACCGAACGCGGTTGCCGCGAAGACCGCTATTGGGTGCCTCCGCTTGCAGCGACTCCGGCGCGATCATACGAGGAGAACTGCGCCGAGCTCCTGGCGCTGTTTCGACGAGCGGTTCGCGATCGCCTGGAGTCGGACGTCCCGATCATCGCGCATTCCAGCGGCGGATTCGACTCCAGCACGATCCTGATGGCCGCCGAAGAGGCCTATCGCGAGCCAGGTCGCCGACCGCCCTTGATCATGGCATCGGGCCTCACGATCGGATTTCCCTGCGATGACAGCCGCTACATGGAAGCCGTCGCACGCCGCGTGCCGTTCGAGTGGGTCACCTGGAACGTCGTGAATTCCGTCGCTGAAGCGGAAGCACCCGCGACCACTTTGGCTGAACCTGGTCTGCGGCGAGGCCTCGGAGGAGGGCGAAAGCGCGATCTGGAAATTGCCAAGGAGCGTTGGGCCGGGGTTCTTCTGGAAGGAATCGGCGGCGATGAGCTTCTCTACGCCGACGGGGTTTTCATGGATATGTTCCGCGCGGGCCGCTGGTCGGAGATCCTGTCCGAGACGCAGGCACTGGTAAAGCCGTTGGCCCGGGCACTGAAGATCGTCGGAGAAATCGCTCTCGGCGCCCTGCCACCGGCGACCGCCTTTTCGCTCAAGCACCAGGTCCTTCGCCGCCACCGAAAATCCCCAATGTGGCTAGGGTCCGTTCTCGAGGAACATTACTCTGCCTCGATTCCCAGGGTCGAACACGGAGCAGCTTCCTGGCCCTCCCACACGATGCTCAGCTTATGGTCGCGACTCAATGGACCGAATGTAACGTGGGTCCTGAACAAGGCAATCGCGTATGGCTCCGAGGAAGGCATCGAGGTCCGCACCCCATATGCCGACGTGAGACTCATCGAGCACATTCTGTCCATCCCATGGGATCAACGGGTGCCTCGGGGACACCTCCGCCGCACCGGCCGAGATGCTTTGGGTCCCCTGCTTCCGCCGGCGTTCCATGATCGCGTGGATCAAATGTCATTCAGCCAGATCTGGGCGATCAATGATCAGCGCCAGGAGGCATTCATCCGAAAGATGATTCAAACGGGTCCCTGGTTAAGCGCGCCATACGTTCGACGCAACGAGGCTCGGATAATCTTGAACAAAGCCGCCTCATTCTCGTCCGACGGGCCCTGGACCCTCCTTTTGAAATTCGCCTGCCTTGAGTCTTGGCTTCGCGGGCTTTCTTGTTACAATCCCTGCCGCGAGGTGGCCACATGCCAGAGGGATTGA
- a CDS encoding VCBS repeat-containing protein — MLAVGCGDDTPAQPDGGTGGSGSGGSGGHAGDAGIDSKDADAKVDSAETGDVITDRADTGETGDVQTDRSETADVPADHAETGDVPADGNTDAPGDTSEVARACFMVAFVKPLDQATLTAADDKDGDLCANGFQYDVKINSADAPDGTDVSLFASNVMVATAKIAAGAATFSAVQLPTGDTSLSIQFPSTVPCTDATTKAKVTVNCNVPACTISKPAHATLNGIPVGNGGDRISPDGSPYQTAFEVTTNIDDGRTVALKIDNAASPATVSTVSGTATSGKAMFGGVTLAPDGTYEVVAQCTDKNGVVGSSMKGTFTVDTTPPNLTISKPANGAFFGPTDLTAGKFKVCGQTTATDAVNLAPSLGARATNFCITGTTNCAAVAAVGTDACVDFTCPGGAPFDISVTLNDGAGNTTNKTITGVSCSSTLPTVRIVNPVSDAPTFSDPSKHILNGTGAQTNVKACSDRSGMAQLFVGHAGDASLVTLGSAVATVAAGANECPAGLGFVANFPGVTLPESTENASGALTAATELRVDLTDLSTATGSSTPLDVWVDTVKPVISLLSPGALCGSFQQAVGTFTTDVALNSDTATVTLTVTNGASTVTHSNPTVVGGVATFTAVNFDQGQNSLAAVATDPAGNMTALAPCTVTVGGAPAVSFSTPLITQQLCASGSTGTGCIDDTDTGTAGWQGSITAHVTVGGVALGSTNVTFSIGATTLGTAMLNVNGDATLAITTNVVPEGPAVTFTATTDDVPAHGIGVGTVTVNVDTLPPDAVTVLAVGMQTNQQRRQSSFPLTWNAPDDHGRNVAGYQVRVAKVKIDDTNFDQTAANQSNPLLIVTKDIPFTGMPHAVGVADAIVVPDLNIELGYFFAVAAVDAAGNRGPIVATSSAQTANFLPTVLTGPGAGFTVDTGDFGSPDGTFTKDKLSDLLVGSRGGNTVWIYFGTAAGYSLANATTITIGARAVSTLAVANVGDIDGDKLDDIAVSSSVTNAASGDTIWIFSRKSPNFGASWPTGLNEGNAKYTITVQAGSLFSGKLSQRPISRLGNFDADVNGIEDFAVGFSGFTGGAGQKGSVLVIKGSGSFPATLTIPEVTPTNTIEIDGTAANSFFGATLVGLGQFFSAAAGSTLMVGDTGNGTAYAFAGPMTTASQVVTDAAHTDYTRTVGVLGPLGGSPNGVTIASTVASHIDIHIGTALGGPFNTSGGTNSAAKTTLTDSAASNSFGAVNLGGGVRGTTGSVSVIGDDSIPDLIVGGLTEAGVTNAGPLYIINGTAISSLPPGNLDVSTIGPTALGTGVIPIVVKVNNQIPPPSVPGTWGGYAGTTVLPDLNGDGFGDFAIGETATAPTVGRVVVFY, encoded by the coding sequence GTGCTCGCAGTCGGCTGCGGCGACGACACGCCAGCGCAGCCTGACGGTGGAACCGGCGGCTCCGGAAGCGGAGGCAGCGGCGGACACGCCGGCGACGCGGGGATCGACAGCAAAGATGCCGACGCCAAAGTAGACAGCGCCGAGACCGGCGATGTGATCACCGACCGCGCGGACACCGGCGAAACCGGCGACGTCCAGACCGATCGCAGCGAAACCGCCGACGTTCCGGCCGATCACGCGGAAACTGGCGACGTTCCGGCCGACGGCAACACCGACGCGCCGGGAGACACCAGCGAAGTCGCGCGCGCTTGCTTCATGGTCGCGTTCGTCAAACCGCTGGACCAAGCGACGCTGACCGCGGCCGACGACAAGGACGGCGATCTGTGCGCCAATGGATTCCAGTACGACGTGAAGATCAATTCGGCCGACGCGCCCGATGGAACGGACGTCAGCCTGTTCGCCAGCAACGTCATGGTGGCCACCGCCAAGATCGCCGCCGGCGCGGCCACGTTCTCCGCCGTGCAGTTGCCGACGGGGGACACGTCGTTGTCGATTCAGTTCCCCAGCACCGTGCCCTGCACCGACGCCACCACCAAGGCCAAGGTCACCGTCAATTGCAACGTTCCGGCCTGCACGATCAGCAAACCAGCCCACGCCACGTTGAATGGGATCCCCGTCGGCAATGGCGGCGATCGCATCAGCCCGGACGGCTCGCCCTATCAGACCGCGTTCGAGGTGACGACCAACATCGACGATGGCCGCACCGTGGCCCTGAAGATCGACAACGCGGCCAGCCCGGCCACCGTCAGCACCGTCAGCGGGACCGCCACCAGCGGCAAGGCAATGTTTGGCGGCGTCACACTGGCTCCTGACGGAACGTACGAAGTGGTCGCCCAGTGCACGGACAAGAACGGCGTCGTCGGGTCGTCCATGAAGGGCACGTTTACCGTCGATACGACACCGCCCAATTTGACCATTTCCAAGCCGGCCAACGGGGCGTTCTTCGGACCGACGGATCTGACGGCCGGCAAGTTCAAGGTCTGCGGCCAAACCACAGCGACCGATGCCGTGAATCTGGCGCCGTCGCTGGGCGCGCGCGCCACCAATTTCTGCATCACCGGCACTACCAACTGCGCCGCCGTCGCCGCGGTCGGTACCGATGCCTGCGTGGATTTCACCTGCCCGGGCGGCGCGCCGTTCGATATTTCTGTGACGTTGAACGATGGCGCCGGAAACACCACCAACAAGACCATCACCGGCGTCTCCTGCTCCTCGACGTTGCCGACCGTGCGGATCGTCAATCCGGTCTCGGATGCGCCAACGTTCAGCGATCCATCCAAGCACATCCTCAACGGCACGGGCGCACAGACGAACGTCAAAGCCTGCAGCGATCGCAGCGGCATGGCTCAGCTGTTCGTGGGGCACGCCGGCGACGCATCGCTGGTGACGCTGGGCAGCGCGGTCGCGACGGTCGCGGCGGGGGCCAATGAATGCCCAGCCGGACTGGGCTTCGTGGCCAATTTCCCGGGCGTCACGCTGCCCGAGAGCACGGAAAATGCCAGCGGCGCCTTGACCGCCGCCACCGAGCTGCGCGTCGACCTGACGGACCTCTCCACAGCCACAGGCAGCAGCACGCCGCTCGATGTCTGGGTCGACACAGTGAAGCCGGTCATTTCCTTGCTGTCGCCGGGGGCGCTGTGCGGCAGTTTCCAGCAGGCGGTGGGAACGTTCACGACCGACGTCGCCTTGAACTCGGATACGGCCACCGTGACGTTGACGGTGACCAACGGTGCGTCGACCGTCACCCATTCAAATCCCACCGTGGTCGGAGGTGTGGCCACGTTCACCGCGGTCAACTTCGATCAAGGCCAGAACAGCCTGGCGGCAGTGGCCACCGATCCCGCTGGAAACATGACGGCGCTGGCACCTTGCACCGTGACCGTTGGCGGCGCACCGGCCGTGTCGTTCTCGACGCCACTGATAACCCAGCAGCTTTGCGCCAGCGGCTCCACCGGCACCGGCTGCATCGATGACACCGATACCGGAACAGCCGGCTGGCAGGGCTCAATCACCGCTCACGTCACGGTGGGCGGCGTGGCGCTGGGTAGCACCAACGTCACGTTCTCGATTGGAGCCACGACGCTGGGAACGGCGATGCTGAACGTGAACGGTGATGCCACCCTGGCGATCACCACGAACGTCGTTCCGGAAGGGCCAGCGGTGACGTTCACGGCGACCACCGACGACGTCCCGGCACACGGGATCGGCGTTGGGACGGTGACGGTGAACGTCGATACGTTGCCGCCCGACGCAGTGACCGTCCTCGCGGTCGGAATGCAGACCAACCAGCAGCGACGCCAGTCGTCGTTCCCGCTCACCTGGAACGCGCCGGATGACCACGGCAGGAATGTGGCGGGTTATCAGGTCCGCGTCGCCAAGGTGAAGATCGACGACACGAACTTCGATCAGACCGCGGCGAACCAATCCAACCCGCTTTTGATCGTCACCAAAGACATCCCGTTCACGGGAATGCCGCACGCGGTTGGCGTAGCTGACGCAATTGTCGTCCCCGATCTGAATATCGAGCTCGGCTACTTCTTCGCGGTGGCAGCGGTCGACGCCGCCGGCAATCGTGGTCCGATCGTGGCGACTTCCAGCGCTCAGACCGCCAACTTTCTTCCCACTGTCCTGACCGGGCCAGGCGCGGGGTTCACGGTTGACACGGGTGATTTCGGAAGCCCCGACGGCACGTTCACCAAAGACAAGCTCTCCGACCTTTTGGTGGGCAGCCGAGGCGGCAACACGGTCTGGATCTACTTTGGAACGGCGGCGGGATACTCACTGGCCAACGCGACCACCATTACAATCGGGGCCCGAGCCGTCTCGACATTGGCGGTAGCAAACGTCGGCGACATCGACGGCGACAAGCTCGATGACATCGCGGTCAGCTCCAGCGTGACGAATGCCGCCAGCGGCGACACGATCTGGATCTTCAGCCGGAAGAGTCCCAATTTCGGCGCCAGCTGGCCGACCGGGCTGAACGAAGGGAACGCGAAATACACCATCACGGTTCAAGCCGGAAGCCTGTTCTCCGGCAAGCTGTCTCAACGACCGATCAGCCGATTGGGTAACTTTGATGCTGATGTAAACGGCATAGAGGACTTCGCCGTCGGATTCTCCGGCTTCACCGGCGGGGCGGGACAAAAAGGCTCGGTGCTGGTCATCAAGGGCAGCGGCTCTTTCCCGGCGACCTTGACCATCCCGGAGGTGACGCCCACCAACACCATCGAGATCGACGGCACCGCGGCCAACTCGTTCTTTGGCGCGACCCTGGTCGGTCTGGGTCAGTTCTTCTCGGCCGCGGCCGGTTCGACCCTGATGGTCGGCGATACCGGGAATGGAACGGCGTACGCTTTCGCCGGGCCGATGACCACCGCTTCCCAGGTCGTCACCGACGCTGCTCACACTGACTACACCAGAACGGTGGGCGTGCTGGGTCCGCTGGGAGGGTCCCCGAACGGCGTCACCATCGCGTCGACCGTCGCCAGCCACATCGACATCCACATCGGGACCGCGCTGGGCGGCCCGTTCAACACCAGCGGCGGCACAAATTCGGCGGCCAAAACGACGCTCACCGACAGCGCCGCTTCGAATTCATTCGGTGCGGTCAATCTCGGGGGCGGCGTCCGGGGAACCACCGGCAGCGTGTCAGTCATTGGTGACGATTCGATCCCGGATCTGATCGTCGGCGGTCTGACGGAGGCCGGCGTCACGAACGCCGGGCCTCTTTACATCATCAACGGCACCGCCATTTCCAGCCTGCCACCCGGAAACCTGGACGTGTCCACCATCGGACCCACCGCGCTGGGAACCGGCGTGATCCCGATCGTCGTCAAGGTCAACAATCAGATTCCGCCGCCGTCGGTCCCTGGTACGTGGGGCGGCTACGCCGGAACCACTGTGCTCCCCGATTTGAACGGAGATGGATTCGGTGACTTCGCCATCGGCGAGACGGCGACCGCACCCACCGTCGGCCGCGTCGTCGTGTTCTACTAA
- a CDS encoding alpha/beta fold hydrolase: protein MPFARSLHTGRLHYSERGEAHDQSLPALLIHGAGASSAIWMMTLARLGRATRAVAIDLPGHGPSPAAEMGSPPPSIAGYRDAVGALAAGLCLGRSVLIGHSMGALVAIEAALAWPDKVAALVLCGAGLKLPIHHDLLAVVQDDYDRFPAWLAEHGLSPAAKPALRRAFAAAGVAATKATTLADYAAIAACDLTERLKALSCPTAWLHGADDRIVPPPAAEILGPGHTVIVFPDAGHILPVEKPASVAEVTIRFAKEPGLLAPS from the coding sequence GTGCCGTTCGCTCGCTCGCTGCACACCGGCCGCCTTCACTATTCCGAGCGCGGCGAGGCGCATGACCAAAGCCTACCGGCTCTGCTGATCCACGGCGCCGGCGCCTCTTCGGCGATCTGGATGATGACCCTGGCCCGACTGGGCCGGGCGACGCGCGCCGTGGCCATTGATCTGCCCGGCCACGGACCAAGCCCTGCCGCGGAGATGGGATCGCCGCCGCCGTCGATCGCCGGCTATCGCGACGCCGTCGGCGCGCTGGCGGCAGGGCTGTGCTTAGGGCGTTCGGTGCTGATCGGGCATTCGATGGGCGCGCTGGTGGCCATCGAGGCGGCGCTGGCCTGGCCCGACAAGGTGGCCGCGCTGGTCCTGTGCGGCGCCGGACTGAAGCTGCCGATTCACCACGACCTGCTGGCTGTCGTCCAAGACGATTACGATCGCTTCCCCGCCTGGCTGGCCGAGCACGGACTGTCGCCAGCGGCAAAGCCCGCTTTGCGCCGCGCCTTCGCCGCGGCCGGCGTCGCCGCGACGAAGGCGACGACGCTGGCCGATTACGCCGCCATCGCCGCCTGCGATCTGACCGAACGATTGAAAGCGTTGTCGTGTCCGACGGCGTGGTTGCACGGCGCGGACGATCGGATCGTGCCGCCACCAGCCGCAGAAATTCTCGGACCGGGTCACACGGTCATTGTATTTCCCGATGCCGGCCACATCTTGCCCGTCGAAAAACCGGCGAGCGTAGCGGAGGTCACTATTCGCTTCGCGAAGGAGCCCGGCCTGCTGGCACCGTCGTAA
- a CDS encoding FAD-binding protein, giving the protein MAGVVVFCETTEKGIRSASLPALTAGAALAKQQNGTVTAVVIGAGVAAAAQDAARYAAKVIAYDDPKLAAPLAETHAPLLADAVKRAGAGALLGTATSTGKDFLPRAAALLGAGMASDVTAVLGPNRFRRPAYAGNALEEVELSGAVIVASVRQTEFTPAAASASAGAVENASPGTIDALGAEVVGLHATKSARPDLGEAKVVVSGGRGMKAGENFKVLEQLTDLLGGALGASRAACDAGMVPNDLQVGQTGKVVAPQLYIAVAISGAIQHLAGMKGSKVIVAINKDPEAPIFQVADYGLVTTWEAAIPALISEIKKLKAGG; this is encoded by the coding sequence ATGGCCGGTGTCGTCGTCTTCTGCGAGACCACCGAGAAGGGCATTCGCTCGGCGTCGCTGCCGGCGCTGACGGCAGGCGCCGCGCTGGCCAAGCAACAAAACGGCACTGTCACCGCGGTGGTGATCGGCGCCGGTGTCGCCGCGGCGGCGCAGGATGCCGCCCGTTATGCCGCCAAGGTGATCGCCTATGACGATCCCAAGCTGGCCGCGCCGCTGGCCGAGACGCACGCGCCATTGCTGGCCGACGCGGTCAAGCGCGCGGGCGCCGGCGCCCTGCTGGGCACGGCCACCTCGACGGGAAAAGATTTCTTGCCGCGAGCGGCGGCGCTGCTGGGCGCCGGAATGGCGTCCGACGTGACCGCCGTGCTGGGACCGAACCGGTTTCGCCGGCCCGCGTACGCCGGCAATGCCCTGGAAGAGGTCGAGCTTTCCGGCGCCGTGATCGTCGCCAGCGTCCGCCAGACCGAGTTCACACCCGCGGCGGCCTCCGCCAGCGCTGGCGCCGTCGAGAACGCGTCGCCGGGCACCATCGACGCCCTGGGCGCCGAGGTGGTCGGGCTGCACGCCACCAAAAGCGCGCGCCCTGATCTCGGCGAAGCCAAGGTGGTGGTCTCCGGCGGTCGCGGCATGAAGGCCGGCGAAAACTTCAAGGTGCTGGAGCAGCTGACGGATCTGTTGGGCGGCGCCTTGGGCGCCAGCCGCGCCGCTTGCGACGCCGGCATGGTCCCGAACGATCTGCAGGTCGGACAGACCGGCAAGGTGGTGGCGCCGCAGCTTTACATCGCGGTGGCGATCTCGGGCGCGATCCAGCACCTGGCGGGCATGAAGGGCTCGAAGGTCATTGTCGCGATCAACAAGGATCCCGAGGCGCCGATCTTCCAGGTCGCCGACTATGGTCTCGTGACAACCTGGGAAGCGGCCATTCCGGCGCTGATCAGCGAGATCAAAAAGCTGAAGGCCGGCGGCTAG
- a CDS encoding electron transfer flavoprotein subunit beta/FixA family protein — protein sequence MKILVTCKRVPNPEQKLKFAGSGIDLSAATWQVNTFDEYAVETALRLTEKGKGGERSGEVVVVGVGPKDVTQQMRGVLAMGADRGILVSGDDGALDADAVARVLRAVVDREKPDLVILGKQTVDGDSNQVGQILAGLLNWPQATFLASVRLATDGKSATVTREVDAGVEEKRVRLPAVLTVDLRIIGKKAVRNEALAGPDAEWEETQRYASLKGIMAAKKKEIREISGADLGVSPAPLMKVVSYQAPPTRKAGVKVASVEELVAKLHNEAKVI from the coding sequence GTGAAAATTCTGGTCACGTGCAAACGGGTCCCGAACCCTGAGCAAAAGCTGAAGTTCGCCGGCAGCGGCATCGACCTTTCCGCCGCCACCTGGCAGGTCAACACCTTCGACGAATACGCCGTCGAGACCGCCCTGCGCCTGACCGAAAAAGGCAAAGGCGGCGAGCGCTCCGGCGAAGTCGTGGTGGTGGGCGTCGGCCCCAAGGACGTCACCCAGCAGATGCGCGGCGTCCTGGCCATGGGCGCCGACCGCGGCATCCTGGTCAGTGGCGACGACGGTGCCCTGGACGCCGACGCCGTGGCGCGGGTCCTGCGGGCGGTGGTCGATCGCGAGAAACCGGATCTGGTCATCCTGGGCAAGCAGACCGTCGACGGAGATTCGAACCAGGTGGGACAGATCCTGGCAGGCCTTTTGAACTGGCCGCAGGCGACGTTTTTGGCCAGCGTGCGTTTGGCCACCGACGGAAAATCGGCCACGGTCACCCGCGAGGTCGACGCCGGCGTGGAAGAAAAGCGCGTGCGCCTGCCGGCCGTGCTGACCGTCGACCTGCGCATCATCGGCAAGAAAGCCGTCCGCAACGAAGCCCTGGCCGGTCCTGACGCCGAATGGGAGGAGACCCAGCGCTATGCCTCGCTGAAGGGGATCATGGCGGCCAAGAAGAAGGAGATTCGCGAGATCAGCGGGGCTGACCTGGGCGTGTCGCCGGCGCCCCTGATGAAGGTGGTGTCGTATCAGGCGCCGCCCACGCGTAAGGCGGGCGTCAAGGTCGCCTCGGTCGAGGAGTTAGTGGCCAAGCTGCACAACGAAGCAAAGGTGATCTGA
- a CDS encoding macro domain-containing protein, whose amino-acid sequence MQIHLAKSDITAMAVDAVVNPANSLGIMGGGVAAALSRKGGPTVQREAMSLAPIAVGAAVVTNGGQLWAKHVIHAPTMEQPGTKIGVENVRRATRAALLAAARHGFEVIAIPGMGTGLGGVDPADAARAMVDELRAHRQPKPATVYLIDIDDEILFCMEEALRLAVG is encoded by the coding sequence ATGCAGATACATCTCGCCAAAAGCGACATCACCGCGATGGCTGTGGACGCGGTAGTCAACCCAGCCAACTCGCTAGGAATCATGGGTGGAGGGGTGGCAGCGGCCCTGTCACGCAAAGGCGGTCCCACCGTCCAGCGCGAAGCCATGTCGCTCGCTCCCATCGCCGTCGGAGCAGCCGTGGTCACCAACGGCGGGCAGCTGTGGGCCAAACACGTCATCCACGCGCCGACGATGGAGCAGCCGGGAACGAAGATCGGCGTCGAGAACGTCCGCCGCGCCACCCGCGCCGCGCTGCTGGCCGCCGCCCGCCACGGGTTCGAGGTCATTGCCATCCCCGGGATGGGCACGGGCCTCGGCGGCGTGGACCCGGCAGACGCCGCCCGCGCCATGGTCGACGAGCTGCGCGCGCACCGCCAGCCCAAGCCGGCCACGGTCTATTTGATCGACATCGATGACGAGATCCTTTTCTGCATGGAAGAGGCGTTGCGCCTTGCCGTGGGGTAA